In Triticum aestivum cultivar Chinese Spring chromosome 5B, IWGSC CS RefSeq v2.1, whole genome shotgun sequence, the following proteins share a genomic window:
- the LOC123117475 gene encoding protein synthesis inhibitor II has protein sequence MAAKMAKNVDKPLFTATFNVQASSADYVTFINGIRNKLRNPGHSSHNRPVLPPIEPNVPPSRWFHIVLKTSPASTGLTLATRADNLYWEGFKSSDGTWWELTPGLIPGATHVGFGGTYRDLLGDTDKLTNVALGRQQMADAVTALYGRTKADKTSGPKQQQAREAVTTLLLMVHEATRFQTVSGFVAGVLHPKEKKSGKIGNEMKAQVNGWQDLSEALLKTDAKPPPGKAPAKFTPIEKMGVRTAEQAAATLGILLFVQVPGGMMVAQALELFHKSGGK, from the coding sequence ATGGCGGCAAAGATGGCGAAGAACGTGGACAAGCCGCTCTTCACGGCGACGTTCAACGTCCAGGCCAGCTCTGCCGACTACGTCACCTTCATCAACGGCATCCGCAACAAGCTCCGCAACCCGGGGCACTCCTCCCACAACCGCCCCGTGCTGCCGCCGATCGAGCCCAACGTCCCGCCGAGCAGGTGGTTCCACATCGTGCTCAAGACATCGCCGGCAAGCACCGGGCTCACGCTCGCCACCCGCGCCGACAACCTCTACTGGGAGGGCTTCAAGAGCAGCGACGGCACCTGGTGGGAGCTCACCCCCGGACTCATCCCCGGCGCCACCCACGTTGGGTTCGGCGGCACGTATCGCGACCTCCTCGGCGACACCGACAAGCTGACCAACGTCGCTCTCGGCCGGCAGCAGATGGCGGACGCGGTGACCGCGCTCTACGGGCGCACCAAGGCCGACAAGACCTCCGGCCCGAAGCAGCAGCAGGCGAGGGAGGCGGTGACGACACTGCTCCTCATGGTGCACGAGGCCACGCGGTTCCAGACCGTGTCGGGGTTCGTGGCTGGAGTGCTGCACCCCAAGGAGAAGAAGAGCGGGAAGATCGGCAATGAGATGAAGGCCCAGGTGAACGGATGGCAGGACCTGTCCGAAGCGCTGCTGAAGACGGACGCGAAGCCCCCGCCGGGAAAGGCGCCAGCGAAGTTCACGCCGATCGAGAAGATGGGCGTGAGGACGGCGGAGCAGGCGGCCGCCACCCTGGGGATCCTGCTGTTCGTCCAGGTGCCCGGTGGGATGATGGTGGCCCAGGCGCTGGAGCTGTTTCATAAGAGTGGGGGGAAATAG
- the LOC123117474 gene encoding protein synthesis inhibitor II, whose amino-acid sequence MAATPVMPAKSVDKPLFTETFNVPASSADYATFINGVRNKLGNPGHFSHNRPVLPPVEPNVAPSRWFHIVLKTSPASTGLTLATRADNLYWEGFKSSDDTWWELTPGLIPGATYLGFGGTYRDLLGYTDKLTNVALGRQQMADAVTALYGRTKADKTSGPKQQQAREAVTTLLLMVHKATRFQTMSGFVAGLLHPKAVEKKSGKISDELKAQVNGWQDLSEKLLKTDAKPPPGKSPAKFTPIEKMGVRTAEQAAATLGILLFVEVPGALTVAQGLLLFRARGGK is encoded by the coding sequence ATGGCGGCGACACCGGTGATGCCGGCGAAGAGCGTGGACAAGCCGCTCTTCACCGAGACGTTCAATGTCCCGGCCAGCTCCGCCGACTACGCCACCTTCATCAATGGCGTCCGCAACAAGCTCGGTAACCCGGGCCATTTCTCCCACAACCGCCCCGTGCTGCCGCCGGTCGAGCCCAACGTCGCGCCGAGCAGGTGGTTCCACATCGTGCTCAAGACCTCGCCGGCTAGCACTGGGCTCACGCTCGCCACCCGCGCCGACAACCTCTACTGGGAGGGCTTCAAGAGCAGCGACGACACGTGGTGGGAGCTTACCCCGGGCCTCATCCCCGGCGCCACCTACCTCGGGTTCGGCGGCACCTACCGCGACCTCCTCGGCTACACTGACAAGCTGACCAACGTAGCTCTCGGCCGGCAGCAGATGGCCGACGCGGTGACCGCGCTCTACGGGCGTACCAAGGCCGACAAGACCTCTGGCCCGAAGCAGCAGCAGGCGAGGGAGGCGGTGACGACGCTGCTCCTCATGGTGCACAAGGCCACGCGGTTCCAGACCATGTCGGGGTTCGTGGCCGGCCTGCTGCACCCCAAGGCGGTGGAGAAGAAGAGTGGGAAGATCTCCGACGAGCTAAAGGCCCAGGTGAACGGGTGGCAGGACTTATCCGAAAAGCTGCTGAAGACGGATGCGAAGCCCCCGCCGGGAAAGTCGCCAGCGAAGTTCACGCCGATCGAGAAGATGGGCGTGAGGACGGCGGAGCAGGCGGCCGCCACGCTGGGGATCCTGCTGTTCGTCGAGGTGCCGGGTGCGTTGACGGTGGCCCAGGGGCTGCTGCTGTTTCGTGCGCGTGGGGGAAAATAG
- the LOC123117473 gene encoding protein synthesis inhibitor II, translating into MAAKMAKNVDKPLFTATFNVQASSADYVTFINGIRNKLRNPGHSSHNRPVLPPIEPNVPPSRWFHIVLKTSPASTGLTLATRADNLYWEGFKSSDGTWWELTPGLIPGATHVGFGGTYRDLLGDTDKLTNVALGRQQMADAVTALYGRTKADKTSGPKQQQAREAVTTLLLMVHEATRFQTVSGFVAGVLHPKEKKSGKIGNEMKAQVNGWQDLSEALLKTDAKPPPGKAPAKFTPIEKMGVRTAEQAAATLGILLFVQVPGGMTVAQALELFHKSGGK; encoded by the coding sequence ATGGCGGCAAAGATGGCGAAGAACGTGGACAAGCCGCTCTTCACGGCGACGTTCAACGTCCAGGCCAGCTCTGCCGACTATGTCACCTTCATCAACGGCATCCGCAACAAGCTCCGCAACCCGGGGCACTCCTCCCACAACCGCCCCGTGCTGCCGCCGATCGAGCCCAACGTCCCGCCGAGCAGGTGGTTCCACATCGTGCTCAAGACATCGCCGGCAAGCACCGGGCTCACGCTCGCCACCCGCGCCGACAACCTCTACTGGGAGGGCTTCAAGAGCAGCGACGGCACCTGGTGGGAGCTCACCCCCGGACTCATCCCCGGCGCCACCCACGTTGGGTTCGGCGGCACGTATCGCGACCTCCTCGGCGACACCGACAAGCTGACCAACGTCGCTCTCGGCCGGCAGCAGATGGCGGACGCGGTGACCGCGCTCTACGGGCGCACCAAGGCCGACAAGACCTCCGGCCCGAAGCAGCAGCAGGCGAGGGAGGCGGTGACGACGCTGCTCCTCATGGTGCACGAGGCCACGCGGTTCCAGACCGTGTCGGGGTTCGTGGCTGGAGTGCTGCACCCCAAGGAGAAGAAGAGCGGGAAGATCGGCAATGAGATGAAGGCCCAGGTGAACGGATGGCAGGACCTGTCCGAAGCGCTGCTGAAGACGGACGCGAAGCCCCCGCCGGGAAAGGCGCCAGCGAAGTTCACGCCGATCGAGAAGATGGGCGTGAGGACGGCGGAGCAGGCGGCCGCCACCCTAGGGATCCTGCTGTTCGTCCAGGTGCCCGGTGGGATGACGGTGGCCCAGGCGCTGGAGCTGTTTCATAAGAGTGGGGGGAAATAG
- the LOC123113969 gene encoding protein synthesis inhibitor II: MAAKMAKNVDKPLFTATFNVQASSADYVTFINGIRNKLRNPGHSSHNRPVLPPIEPNVPPSRWFHIVLKTSPASTGLTLATRADNLYWEGFKSSDGTWWELTPGLIPGATHVGFGGTYRDLLGDTDKLTNVALGRQQMADAVTALYGRTKADKTSGPKQQQAREAVTTLLLMVHEATRFQTVSGFVAGVLHPKEKKSGKIGNEMKAQVNGWQDLSEALLKTDAKPPPGKAPAKFTPIEKMGVRTAEQAAATLGILLFVQVPGGMTVAQALELFHKSGGK, encoded by the coding sequence ATGGCGGCAAAGATGGCGAAGAACGTGGACAAGCCGCTCTTCACGGCGACGTTCAACGTCCAGGCCAGCTCTGCCGACTATGTCACCTTCATCAACGGCATCCGCAACAAGCTCCGCAACCCGGGGCACTCCTCCCACAACCGCCCCGTGCTGCCGCCGATCGAGCCCAACGTCCCGCCGAGCAGGTGGTTCCACATCGTGCTCAAGACATCGCCGGCAAGCACCGGGCTCACGCTCGCCACCCGCGCCGACAACCTCTACTGGGAGGGCTTCAAGAGCAGCGACGGCACCTGGTGGGAGCTCACCCCCGGACTCATCCCCGGCGCCACCCACGTTGGGTTCGGCGGCACGTATCGCGACCTCCTCGGCGACACCGACAAGCTGACCAACGTCGCTCTCGGCCGGCAGCAGATGGCGGACGCGGTGACCGCGCTCTACGGGCGCACCAAGGCCGACAAGACCTCCGGCCCGAAGCAGCAGCAGGCGAGGGAGGCGGTGACGACGCTGCTCCTCATGGTGCACGAGGCCACGCGGTTCCAGACCGTGTCGGGGTTCGTGGCTGGAGTGCTGCACCCCAAGGAGAAGAAGAGCGGGAAGATCGGCAATGAGATGAAGGCCCAGGTGAACGGATGGCAGGACCTGTCCGAAGCGCTGCTGAAGACGGACGCGAAGCCCCCGCCGGGAAAGGCGCCAGCGAAGTTCACGCCGATCGAGAAGATGGGCGTGAGGACGGCGGAGCAGGCGGCTGCCACCCTGGGGATCCTGCTGTTCGTCCAGGTGCCCGGTGGGATGACGGTGGCCCAGGCGCTGGAGCTGTTTCATAAGAGTGGGGGGAAATAG
- the LOC123117476 gene encoding protein synthesis inhibitor II: protein MAATPVMPAKSVDKPLFTETFNVPASSADYVTFINGVRNKLGNPGHFSHNRPVLPPVEPNVAPSRWFHIVLKTSPASTGLTLATRADNLYWEGFKSSDDTWWELTPGLIPGATYLGFGGTYRDLLGYTDKLTNVALGRQQMADAVTALYGHTKADKTSGPKQQQAREAVTTLLLMVHEATRFQTVSGFVAGLLHPKAVEKKSGKISDELKAQVNGWQDLSEELLKTDAKPPPGKSPAKFTPIEKMGVRTAEQAAATLGILLFVEVLGGLTVAQGLQLFRARGGK, encoded by the coding sequence ATGGCGGCGACACCGGTGATGCCGGCGAAGAGCGTGGACAAGCCGCTCTTCACCGAGACGTTCAATGTCCCGGCCAGCTCCGCCGACTACGTCACCTTCATCAACGGCGTCCGCAACAAGCTCGGTAACCCGGGCCACTTCTCCCACAACCGCCCCGTGCTGCCGCCGGTCGAGCCCAACGTCGCGCCGAGCAGGTGGTTCCACATCGTGCTCAAGACCTCGCCGGCTAGCACTGGGCTCACGCTCGCCACCCGCGCCGACAACCTCTACTGGGAGGGCTTCAAGAGCAGCGACGACACGTGGTGGGAGCTTACCCCGGGCCTCATCCCCGGCGCCACCTACCTCGGGTTCGGCGGCACCTACCGCGACCTCCTCGGCTACACTGACAAGCTGACCAACGTAGCTCTCGGCCGGCAGCAGATGGCCGACGCGGTGACCGCGCTCTACGGGCATACCAAGGCCGACAAGACCTCTGGCCCGAAGCAGCAGCAGGCGAGGGAGGCGGTGACGACGCTGCTCCTCATGGTGCACGAGGCCACGCGGTTCCAGACCGTGTCGGGGTTCGTGGCCGGCCTGCTGCACCCCAAGGCGGTGGAGAAGAAGAGCGGGAAGATCTCCGACGAGCTAAAGGCCCAGGTGAACGGGTGGCAGGACTTATCCGAAGAGCTGCTGAAGACGGATGCGAAGCCCCCGCCGGGAAAGTCGCCAGCGAAGTTCACGCCGATCGAGAAGATGGGCGTGAGGACGGCGGAGCAGGCGGCCGCCACGCTGGGGATCCTGCTGTTCGTCGAGGTGCTGGGTGGGTTGACGGTGGCCCAGGGGCTGCAGCTGTTTCGTGCGCGTGGGGGAAAATAG